ACCAAGAATAAAAACAGTCCACTAGTCAAGTAAAATGAAGCAATTAAGCTAATATCTAGTAAAATTACCCAAGGTACTAACCATGCCATATATTGCACACCAAAACCAGAGCTTATTGCAAGAAAAACAAAAAACAATAATCCACATTGAATAAAAAGAGGTACTTTTTTTTCTGATGAGTTCATCCAAAATGACAGTAATGCAATAACACCTAAGACAACATATTTTCCTTTTGTTTGATAGAATGTGTTAATCCAAGATAAATTTTCAGGTAATGAGGAACTTAGCAGTCTTGGCAGTCCCCAAATACCATATTGGCTATTATAACCAAAAACATGGTCAATAATTATTTTAAGATCTCCTTGGAGAATATAAGGTAAAGAGCCAACTAAGAAAGTAATTCCAACAGCTAGAAAATACTCCCACCTTTTTTTCATATCTGGCAAATAAAAAAACATACAAGGCATAAGAATTAAACATACTACTTTAATGTTTAAGCTCATTCCTAACGCAGCACCAGCTAACCAAACAGGGTGATTATTGCTGAGTAAGTAAATAGATAAGATAAGAAAAAATATCATTACTGGATCTGTGTTTCCGTGAAAACCTGAAATCATCATTGAAGTAGGAGCAGTAGCTAAAAGCATTAAAGCCAATATTGAGAATTTATTAGGAGCTATCTGATTAAATATCTTAATGATCAATACAATAATAGCTATATCAGCTATTATTGCAGGAAGCCTTAGCCAAAATGGAAAAGCTATTCCTGAAAAATTTGCAAAAAAATCTAAAATAAACAGCCAATTGAGCATAAAAGGTGGATGGTTAAAATACCAAATTCTTTTATACGTCTCTAATCCTCCAAATTCTTTAGCTGTTTGTAAAAAAGTTTCCCAATATTTGACATCATTTGTCCCATAGGTATTAAAGGCAATCATTAGTTTTGCTAGGGTTACTAAACCAAGAACTAGCCAAAAAGTATTTGCCCAATTACCTAAAGTTTTAGATTGCTCTTGAAGAAAAGAAGTAATTTTTTGCATGGCACTAAATTATATAAATAAAGTAATTTATGTAAATAAAAACAAGTAGTATTCTAAGGTTAGTAAATAAAATAAAAATAGCTAGCAAAAACTAGCTATTTTTACACTTAAAATTATAGTAAATATTCTTAGTTTGTTATTCACAACCACAATCAGCAAGGAAAGTTCTATTTGCATCAAGTTTAGTAAAGAAAGAACAGAATTTCTTTCTAAAACCTTTGCTAGTGCTTGTTTGGATATCTAAAACAAAAGTTTTATCTCCATTTTTCTTATAAACCGGCCAAATAGGTAAATCTGTTGAATTAGGATCACCAGTTTTTGCAAAGTTTGACCAATATTTAAGCATCATTTCAGATAGTCTAAGCTCTTCAGCCGTTGGAGCTACAGTATTAATTTTAGCTAAAGTATTAAAAACAAAGCCTAACTCTAAGCCATGTTCAGCACCACGAGCTTTTCTTGACTCTAAAGCACGAGTAAAAAGATAAACATAAGCATTAGCTTTATTTGCTGCAAAAGCACGAAAAGATGTTCGTGTAGGGCAGAAAAAGAATTTATCGGTTATTATGGCATCAGCAGTTAAACGAGGTGTTCCATAGTCAGAGATAGGATAGCGTTTAACAACAGCATTTAAGTCTTCTGCACCAAAAACAATTTGTAGAGCTAATCTAAACTGGGCTTCCGTTTCTAACGGAATATTTTCAATAAAACCTAAAGCCTCATTTTTATTTGTTCCAATCATTAAAGTTACTGGATTTTGTTGACCACTAGAAAAAATTTCTTCGCTAGCGGTTGGTAGTACATAACCATCCACATTAGCACCATAAGGAATGCCTGTTGTGCCAGCAACATCGGCTGTTTGGTCAGGCGCAATAGCTTTTAATAATTGATCAGGGGTTTTGCTACGTAAACAGTCAGCTACATTGCTAGCTTGACCGCAACCAAGCTGAGTAGCCATTCTTAAACCAAAATCCTCGGCTGAAACTCCTCGAAGACTGCGACTACTATCTTTTAAGAAACGCTGTATTAATATTGGAAAAGCACTTTGGATAATAGCCTTTTGAAATAAGCCTTTTGCCAAGGGTGAAGCAACTAAAGTAGAAACATCACTTCCGCCAGCAGATTCACCAAAATTGTAATATTATCTGGATCACCACCAAAATTAGAAAGATTTTTCTTTACCCATTGAAGCGCGGCCAATTGGTCTAAAATCCCATAGTTACCAGAGCTACCATTAGCATCTTCCATTGTTAGGGCAGGGTGAGCAAGAAATCCTAGTGGGCCTAAACGATAATTAATATTTACTAGTACCACACCAGCTTTTTCAGCAAAAGGTTGACCATCATAAATTAATTCTCCATTAATTCTTTGATCTCCTGATTGAGTAATATTACCACCACCATGAATAAAAAGCATCACTGGTTTTAGGTCAGTGGTTAATGTTTTAGGTGTCCAAATGTTTAAGAATAAACAATCTTCACTGCCAACAGTTTGTCCTCGTTGGGGTTGTGCGCAGGGTGAGCCAAAACTTACTGCATCAAAGATATCTGTGCGCATTTCTGCTGCTTGAGGTGGTTTCCAACGCAAATTTCCAACAGGAGCAGCAGCATAAGGGATTCCGCGAAAGACTGTAGAGTTTTCTAAAACTTCCCCACGTACCGGGCCTTCTTCAGTCATAAATACATTACTTAATTCTATGTTTTTTGTTATTTCAGCTTTGGATTTTGATAAGTTGTTTGTATTAGCAGAGTTAACAAATAAATTATTGGTTAAAAATAAACATAAGATAGCAATAAAGGCTAAAACAGCCCTTCGTAGAACCATAAAAATTTCTCCTTAAAAATACTTAATAGAATAAAATTTTTGATGATAGAAAAATTTCAAAGTAACTAAATATAACACAACAACTACTAGTTTCTAAGACAGGCAGCATAACCTAAAATTTCCTCTCCCGTTTGTAAAAGTGATGGAGTCGGCTGCCAACCTCTTTCTAATCTAGCATTAAGCAATTCTTTAGCATTAGGTATATGATCCCACACGGAGATGCTATTGATTGCTCCTAATCAAGTAACATCAGGCACTAAAACTAAGTTATTTTGCCAGGGAATAATAATATCAAAAGTATATTCATCCAGTTTTACTACTTCTGAAACAAAAGCATTTTTCTTTTTTCCCCAATTAATTAAATTTAGTAGCGAAGTAGTGTTAGGGATCTCTAATTGTAAATTTAAGAAATCCGTTTCTAAAAGGCTAGTTTTGTTAATAAATTGCATAAAATGGAAGTCTCTAACCACAAAATTAAATATTTAGAAAAATTATAGTACAAGAGCTTTTTTTGCGCTTGTTAAAAGTTAAATCTCTAATCCTGTGATAAAAGGTTGTTTGGCTAAAGACTATTCTCTAAAATAGAGAATCTTTTCCATCCTAAAATCCTATTTTGGAGTACCAAGAATGAATCAACAAGAATTCAAAATTCCCCGCCGAGAAATAAAGCTGTCTGATGGTGAACCATCTTTTTATTTATATGATACAGCAGGCCCCCAAGGTTATGACGTTAAAGAAGGCTTACCAAAGCTAAGAGCAGAATGGATTAAAAAACGTAAAGAGCGTGGCGATACAAACTTTTCTCAAATGCACTATGCCCGTCTTGGTGAAATTACTGAGGAAATGCGCTATATTGCTCTTAGAGAAAATGTTTCTCCTGAGTTTGTACGCGATGAAGTAGCTCGTGGTCGTGCCATCATTCCTGCCAATATTAACCATCCAGAAAGCGAACCAATGATAATTGGACGTAATTTTTTGGTCAAAATTAATGCTAATATTGGTAATTCTGCTGTAGCTTCTTCAATAGAAGAAGAAGTGGACAAAATGAAATGGTCTGTTAAATGGGGTGCTGATACTGTAATGGATCTTTCTACAGGTAAAAATATTAAAGAAACTAGAGAGTGGATATTAAGAAATTCTCCAGTTCCTATTGGTACAGTCCCAATTTATCAAGCCTTAGAAAAAGTTGATGGACAGGTGGAAAAGTTAAATATTGATATATTTATGGAAACCTTAGTTGAACAAGCTGAACAAGGTGTAGATTATTTTACTATTCATGCTGGTGTTTTACTTAGATATATTCCTTTAACAGCAAAACGATTAACAGGAATTGTTTCTCGTGGAGGTTCAATTTTAGCTAAATGGTGTTTGGCTCATCACAAGGAAAACTTTCTTTATACAGAATTTGATCGTATTTGTGAGCTAATGAAAAAATATGATATTAGCTTTTCTTTAGGTGATGGCTTGCGCCCAGGCTCAATTGCTGATGCTAATGATGCTGCTCAATTTGCTGAACTTGACACTCTAGGCGAACTTACAAAAATTGCTTGGAAACACGATGTTCAAGTAATGATTGAAGGCCCAGGACACGTTCCCTTACACTTAATTAAAGAAAATGTTGATCGTCAAATGGAAGTTTGTCATGAAGCTCCATTCTATACCCTAGGGCCTTTAGTTACTGACATTGCCCCAGGCTATGATCATATTACTTCTGCAATTGGCGCGGCAATGATTGGTTGGTATGGGACGGCAATGCTTTGTTATGTAACTCCAAAAGAACATCTAGGTTTACCTAATAAAGAAGATGTTAAACAAGGTGTAATCGCTTATAAAATTGCTGCTCATGCTGCTGATTTAGCTAAAAACCATCCTGGAGCTAAAGAGCGAGACAACGCACTTTCTAAAGCTAGATTTGAATTTCGTTGGCGAGATCAATTTAATTTATCCCTTGATCCAGAAACGGCACTTGCTTATCACGATGAGACTTTGCCGGCTGAAGGTGCTAAAGAGGCGCATTTCTGCTCAATGTGCGGGCCAAAATTCTGCTCTATGAAAATTACCCAAGATGTCCGTGACTATGCTGCTCAAGTTGGAGTAAATGAAGAGGAAGCCTTAAATGTTGGTATGAAAGAAAAAGCTCAAGAATTTGTCGCGCTTACTCGTGGTGGTAGTAAATAAAATGCTATACATAAGCAAAACAACAGTATAAACGATAATGCGGGTGAGTTAGCCCGCATTATCATTTATAGCAAATCCATTTACTTAGGGAAATTTAATTATGAAAGCACTAGTTCTTTCTGGGGGTAAGGGTACTCGCTTACGTCCATTAACCCATACATTACCCAAACAATTACTTCCAGTTGCAGCAAAACCTATTCTTTATTTTGTTATGGATCAAATCAAAGAAGCTGGTATTTCTGAAGTTGGCGTAATTATCGCACCTGAAACTGGGGATATGATCCGCGAATCTTTACAAGAAAATCCTTGGCAACATAAATTTACTTTTATTATGCAAGATAAACCTGCTGGACTTGCTCATGCAGTAAGAATTGCTCAAGATTTTCTTGGCAATAGCTCTTTTTTAATGTACTTAGGAGATAATTTAATTGGAGATTCTGTTAAAGGCTTTGTAGATACTTTTGTTAAAGAAGACCTGGACGCAATTATTTTACTTAAGAAAGTTCCAGATCCACGCGCTTTTGGCGTTGCTGTTGTAGATGATAGCGGTAGAGTCCTAAGATTGATTGAAAAACCTAAAAAACCGCCTTCGGACTTAGCCCTAGTTGGCGTTTATCTCTTTAACCCAACAATTCATAAAATTATTGAAGATCTAAAACCTTCTGCTCGTGGAGAGCTAGAAATTACTGATGCAATCCAAAATCTAGTTACTGCTGAAGGTAAAGTAAAAGCTCATTTTTTAGAAAAATGGTGGCTAGATACCGGTAAAAAAGATGATATCATCGAAGCTAATCGAATGGTTTTAGATGAATTTACTGAGCGAGATATTCGAGGTAGTGTAGATAATAATTCTAATATTGCTGGTCGGGTTTTTATTGATTCTAGCTCTATTGTAGAGAATAGCGTTATTCGAGGCCCTTCTAAAATTTGTAAAAATGTAGTAATTAGAAATGCTTATGTTGGCCCATACACTAGCATTAGTGATGGCTGCCATATAGAAAATTCTGCTGTAGAATGTTCCGTAATCCTAGAAGATAGCAAAATTATTGCTGTTGAACATTTAGACGAGTCTTTAATTGGTAAACAATCTATAGTTACTAAACATAAGGGAATAAAAAAGTCTTTACGCTTAATGGTAGGAGATGATGCTATTGTAGAATTACCTTAAAATATCAAATAATATTTATTTTACAATAAGTTAGGAGCAATAATTTTTTATGGCTTTTACTCTAACAAAAATGGCAATCCCAGAAGTGTTGCTTTTAATTCCAAAGATCTATCCTGACAGCCGAGGTTTTTTCCTAGAAAGCTATAACAAAAAAGAATTTGCTGAATTAGGAATTTTGATAGATTTTGTCCAAGATAATTTTTCTCGCTCCTTCAAAGGTGTTTTACGAGGTCTTCATTACCAAGCTGACCCAATGGCACAAGGAAAGCTAGTTCGCTGTGTAAGAGGTGAAATCTTTGATGTTGCCGTAGATATTCGTAAGGGTTCGCCTAGTTATGGTAAATGGGTTAGTGCAAATCTTTCAGAAGAAAATCAACATCAATTTTATGTTCCACCAGGTTTTGCACATGGGTTTTGTGTCCTAAGTGATATAGCTGATGTTATTTATAAAGCAACTAACTTTTATGCTCCTAGTTTAGACAGGGGAGTTCTTTGGTCTGATAAAACTATTAATATTGATTGGCCTGTAGACAGTCCAATTTTATCTGAAAAAGACAATAACTTACCAAATTTAGCTGATGCTCTTGATCAGTTCACTTATTAGTAATTACTGATTATGTCAGATCACTTACAAGAAGAAATAAAAGAAACCATTAGTTCAGCCGAAGAACGCTTTGAAACGCTACGAAAATTTGCAGGTTGGATTATTGCTCCAATAGTTTTTTTTATTTTATGGTTTCTTCCTTTACCTTCACTTAGTCCAGTAGCCCATAAACTAGCAGCTTTAATGGGTCTTGTAGGTACTTTATGGATTACTGAAGCCTTGCCTTTAGCCGTAACAGGGTTGCTTGCCCCAACCTTGGTTATTTTGTTAGGAATTGCACCAGCCAAGGAAGCTTTTAATGCTTTTGCTGACCCAATAATGTTTTTATTTTTGGGTGCTTTTATTACAACTAAAGCAATATGTATTCATGGTTTAGATCGTCGTTTTGCTTATCTTGTTTTGTCAAACCCTTTAATTGCTGAACGTCCTAGCCGAATTTTATTTGCTTATGGTGGAGTTTGTTGCCTAATTTCAATGTGGATTTCTAACACTGCTACGGCTGCAATGATGTTTCCTATTGGACTAGCAATTATTCGTACATTACAAAACCTTAAAGGTGATCTTGTAGGTAAGGCTTACCCATGCGCTATTATGCTAATTTGCGCTTTTGGTGCTTCTATTGGTGGGCTTAGCTACTCCTGTTGGCACACCAACAAATTTAATAGGTTTAGGGTTTATTGAAAAACAATTGCTAAGACGAATTTCTTTTTTTGAATGGATGACATTTGCTGTTCCAATAGTAATTGTCATGTATTTGCTACTGTTTTTTTACTTAAACTTTCTTTGTCCAACTCCAGTAAAAAAACTTGAAGGTGTTAGAGAAAAATTTTTAGCTGAAAAAAATAAATTAGGCAAACTTACTAGAGGCGAGTTTAACGTAATAATTGCTTTTTCGGTTACTGTGCTGCTTTGGATTATGCCAGGAATACTTTCTTTAACTATTGGAGATGGACATAGCTTTACAAAAACTTTTATAGCACATGTTCCTGAAAGCGTTGCTGCACTTACTGGTGCTTGTCTTCTTTTTTTGCTTCCCATAAATTGGAAAAAACAAGAATTTACCATCAATGTTAAACAAGCTTTAGAAATTGATTGGGCAGTAATGGCACTTTACGGGGGAGGGATACTTTTAGGACAACTAGCTTTTTCCACTAAATTGGCTGAATCTATTGGAACATATTTAAGTAGTTTTATACCAAGTTCAGGTTCAGGGTTAATTGCTAGCGTCTCAATAGTGGCGATTTTAGTTTCTGAGCTAACTTCTAATGTTTCTTCTGCTAATATGGTTGTTCCTGTAGTAATTGCTATTGCTGGTGCTAATGGATTTCAAGCCGCAATAGCCGCTTCTATGGCCTCTTCCTTGGGTTTTATGCTACCTATTTCTACCCCAACAAATGCAATAGTTTATAGTTCAGGTTATATTTCTATAACAAATATGGTGAAATATGGCGTTTTGCTAGATATTCTAGGCTTTCTTGTAATTGTGATAGGTAGTAAGCTACTTATTCCTAATTAAGTTATTTGTTTTAAGGATTATGAAAAATGAAAAGTATTTATCTTGACTACAATGCTACTTCTCCGCTTGATCCAGAAGTTTTGGAAGTAATGCTTCCATACTTAACAGAAAATTTTGCTAACTCACTTAGTTTTCATAGCTTTGGACAACGTGCTGCACAAGGGTTAAATCAAGCTCGAAATGAAGTTGCAGCTTTAATTAATTGTCAGCCAAGCGAAATAATTTTTACTGGTGGAGGAACAGAAAGCAATAATTCAATAATTCGAGGTGTTGCAAAATCTCGTGCTAGCCTAGGTAATCATATTATTACTAGCCAAATTGAACATCCTTCTATCATTAAATGTTGTCAAGAATTAGCTTTGTTAGGATTTGAAACAACTTTTCTACCTGTTAATCATTTTGGTCAAATTGATATTAATGAGCTAGAAAAAGCCATTACTCCAAAAACAATTTTAATTAGCATAATGCACGCTAATAATGAAGTAGGGACAGTCCAACCTATTGCAGAGATTGGACGTTTAGCACGTCAAAAAAACATTTATTTTCATACAGATACAGCACAATCAATTAGTAAGCTACCAGTAGATGTGCAAGCAATGAATATTGACTTACTGACTATAGCAGCACATAAGTTTTATGGGCCAAAAGGCGTTGGGGCTTTATTTGTACGGGAGGGCGTAGAAGTTGCACCGTATATGCTAGGTGCTGGTCATGAAAATGGACGACGTGCAGGAACAGTTAATGTTGCTGGTGCTGTTGGGCTGGGTAAAGCTTGTCAAATAGCAAAAAACAGCAGCACAATTGCTAGTGTAAAAGAAAAACGAGATAAATTTCATCAGTTAATTATTGAATCACTAAAAAATATTAAATTAAATGGTCATCCTACAGAGCGATTACCAAATACACTTAATTTAAGTTTTCCTGGGCAAGATGGACAAAAGCTTTTACTAGCAACTGAAATAGCAGCCTCACTTGGGGCCGCTTGTCATACTAGTTCAAGGCAGCCTTCAGCCGTGCTAAGTGCAATGGGCGTTAGTGCAGAAGACTCGCTTGGAGCAATTCGCTTTAGTTTTGGTAAATTTACTAGTATGGAAGATGTAATTGAAGCCGCAGAGCGAATAATTAATGCTTGTAAAAGCTAAAAGCCTACTCTAACGCTCTTTGTCTATTAGGATTTTTTTGTGGTTCAGAAGGTTCTGAATAATTTGTTTGGATTGGGTCAAATGGTAAAGCGGGTTTTTGTTCTGCTAAAAAGCTAGAAAATAAATAAATACTGTTTCCTTCATCTGTAAATTGAAGATTTGCTACACCTTGAGCCGCAAATTTATCTAAAATGGCTTGGCTATCTTCAATAGATAGATTGCAACGAAGCGCAACTTCTGCAACTGTAAGCTTGCCTTTAGCAGTTTTTGCAAGAGCTAATATTATTTGCTCTTGTTCAAGGTTGCTTCCACCTTTCTTAAATCCTTGTCGTGCTAGCAAAATCCCACAAAAACTTGTTCCTGAAAAAAATACTAACAAACCTAATAAAACACCTACACTAGTACCTGTTTTGCTTCCAAAAATTAAGTCTCCAATCGCAGCAAAAACAAAAAACAAGCTAAATAATGTAACTAGCACACCAAATAAACCTATTAATTTCTTTCCCATACTTTAGACCTAATTTTTGTAAGATTATGTAAATCTATGATATAGAAAACTAAAAACTATTGCTAGAAGTTTGTTAGTTAATAATGCTAAACCAGTAAGTTAAATATAATGAAGGAATTATTTTTTTAATGAGTTAAAAATTTCGGAGATATGAGAAAGTTTTTGGCTTTCACAGTATGAAAGAAGCCCATCTATGATTTTTATTGATACACAAGGATCATAATAGTTAGCTGTTCCAATTTGTATTGCACAAGCTCCAGCAATAAAAAATTCTACTGCATCCATCCAATTAGCAATTCCTCCTATACCAATGATTGGTATTTTAACGACTTGAGCCACTTCATAAACCATTCTAACTGCAACAGGTTTTACTGCTGGCCCGGAAAGACCGCCTGTAACATTAGCAATTCGTGGACGACGGCTATAAACATCTATTGACATTCCTACCAAAGTATTTATTAAGGAAAGAGCGTCTGCACCTGCTCCTTCTACGGCTAAAGCTAATTCCTTAATACTAGTTACATTAGGAGAAAGCTTTACAATAACTGGACGTTTTGCTACTTGTTTTACAGCCGTTGTAACTTCTGCTGCTGCATCTGGAGAATTACCGATTACAATTCCGCCTTGTTTAACATTTGGGCAGGAAATATTTAATTCATAAGCTGAAATTCCATCACCATCATTAAGTATTTCTATTGCTTCAATATATTCTTCTAAAGAATAACCAAAAACATTAGCAATTACTTTGGTGTTATATTTTTTTAATTGTGGCAGCGTATCAGTTACAAATGCTTTAGCACCAATGTTTTGCAGTCCAATAGCATTAAGCATTCCTCCATGAGTTTCTACAATACGTGGAGGAGGATTTCCTTTCATTGGTTTAGGCGAAAGTCCTTTGCTACAAAAACCGCCTAAACGGTTTAAGTCTATTAAATCAGCAAAATCTAACCCATAACCAAACGTCCCACTAGCAGTTAAAACAGGGTTTTGAAACTTAATACCAGCAATTTCTATTTCTAGCCTGTTTAGGGAATTTGTATTAGTAGAAGGTTGAAGTTTTTCTAAATCACTCACCAAATCACCTCGCTAGCGTCAAAAACTGGCCCTTCAACGCAAACACGTTGATAGCTAGAGTCTTGCTTTGACTCAATTTCAACAACACAACCGACACAAACACCAAAACCGCAGGCCATACGAGCTTCTAAGGAAGCATAGGTTTTTAAGTTATATTTAAGGCCAATTTTTGCTGTTGTTTCCATCATAATCTCTGGCCCACAAGTATAAATTACAGAGTTAAAAGGTTTGTTTTGTTCTAAAGTTTGTTTTAAGAAATTTTCTAACGAATTTGTTACAAAACCTTTATCTCCAACCGATCCATCATCAGTAGCAATAAAAAGTTTTGCTGGTAGTTGGCTAAAGTCTTCCATACCAACTAGATCCGCTTCACTCCGCGCACCAAGAAAAATAGTTGTTTCAATTTTTTCTTTGCATAATTCTTGAGCCAACATCAAAACGGCGGGCGTTCCTACACCGCCAGCAACAATTATTGCATTTTGAATAGTTTTAGCAGGCAAAACAGAAAAATTTTTTCCAAGTGGGCCAAGAAATTCTACTTTATCGCCAACATGCATTTGAGCTAAAACTTGTGTACCTCGACCAAGGATATTAAAAATAAAATCTACAAAAGTTTGGTTTTTTATTGTACTCACTTGATAAAAAGCCATTGCACGTCTTAGAAGTGGTTCAAATGCTCCAACAGGCTTAAGCATTGCAAATTGGCCTGGTTCAATCTTTAATTCTTTATCAATGACTAATTTTATTTGGCAATATGACCTTCCAAAATGCTTAATTTCTTTTACTCTAGCAATTGTTTCTTTCACAATAATTTTAGTTTAGAAAATCCTTTAAAAATTTAATGCTTAAAAAATAAAATCGCTAGTCTAGCATTTAGTTACATTAACAAACAAGCCAAGCTGATTTATTTTTGATAATCTATAATTAAAAACTAAGAAATATACTTAAGCTTATTAAATTATTTGTTCAAGAATAGAAGAAGTTGAATGATCTTTTGGATCGCCCACAATAGCAACTCTACCACCATAACTTTTAACAATTTCACGTTCTGGGACAGTTTCAATTGTGTAATCTGTTCCTTTAGCATGAATATCCGGCTTAAGTAATAATAGTAGCTCTGTAACTGTTGGAGTATCAAAAATTGTTACATAATCAACACAAGAAAGTGCTGCTATGATCTCTGCACGCTCATTTTCAGATGTTATAGGTCTATTACTTCCTTTAAGTTGCTGGACGATTCTATCACTATTAATTGCTACTACTAATAAATCTCCTAGAGCTTTAGCTCCATATAAATAACGAACATGGCCTACATGCAAAAGGTCAAAACAACCATTAGCAAAAACTATTGTTTTTGCTTCTACACGCGCTTTTAAGATTTTTTCTTCTAAGACATTTATTGATAGTATTTTATTTAAGTAGTTATTTATCATAGGTTTAACATTTCTAAGTCTTTTGTAATTGATGTTAATAATTCTTTTTGATAGTTACGTAAAAAGAAATGATCTCCTGCAAACATTTCTATTCTAAAATTATTTGAGGTTTCTTTTTCCCATTCCACTAAACTATCAGCATCAACAAGATGATCTTTTGTTGCGCCAAAGACTGATATAGGGCAAGTTAAAGGGTCGTTTTGTTTATAAACATAAGTTTCACAAATAGAAAAATCTGCTTTTAAGATGGGTATTAGTAATTGCATTAGTTCATCACTTTCTAAAACTGCTTTAGGTGTCCCACCATACATTTTTAACTTTTCTCTAAAATCTGCATCAGATAATATATGTAAGCCTTTATTATCAATAGTTTGAGGAGAAAAGCGAGCAGAAATAAAAAGATGTTTAGTTAATAAATTAAAATTTTTCTCTAAATGATGTGCTAGTTCAAAAGCTATCCATGCTCCCATACTATGACCAAAAAGAGCAAAAGGTAGGTCTAAATAAGGCTTTATTGCTTGTGCAACAGATGGGACTAAATCAGCCATTTGATAGAAAGGTTTTTCTAAAATACGGTTCTCTCTTGCTGGAAGTTGGATGGGACAAACTTCTAACCAATCAGGTAAATCATCTGACCAAGTGCGGAAAATACTGCTTCCACCCCCTGCATAAGGAAAACAAAATAATCTTAGTTTGGCTTTGGGTTTTGGTTTATAGCAACTAAACCATTTTGTATTGGTACTCATTAAAAACTTTAAACCTCCTATTCACTTTAATTTAGTTTAACAGCAAAAAGAAAAAGCTCAGAAGTGGAAATCTATTTTCCCAAAAACGGACACATTAAACATAGTAGCTAAATAATGCAATACTAGTTTATCCTGTTAAAGCTTATAAATAACTTATCCAAGCTTATATTGCTATAAATATTAGTTGGCATAAAATTTGTTTAATAACCTACTAAACTTATTTACAATAAAGCTTTTTTCTTAATCAATAGTTATCAAATTTATCTAAGAAAGGATCAAAGATGCGAAAGTTATGCTTGCTTTTTGCATTAATGCTGCTATTTCCTTTGTTGGCCCTAGCTCAACAAAATGACCTAACTAGGCTTTTACGCTTTCCTGATGTGCATACAGACAAAGTTGTTTTTGTTTATGCAGGAGATATTTGGATTCAGGAAGGAAACAACCCAAATGCACGGAAATTAACCTCACACTCAGGACAAGAACTTTTTCCTAAATTTTCACCTGATGGAAAGCTAATAGCTTTTTCAGCAGAATATAGCGGAACACGACAAGTTTATGTAATGAATGTTAATGGTGGTGAGCCAAAACAATTAACTTTCTATAATGATGTTGGCCCAATGCCGCCCCGAGG
The sequence above is drawn from the Blastocatellia bacterium genome and encodes:
- a CDS encoding anion permease, yielding MGLATPVGTPTNLIGLGFIEKQLLRRISFFEWMTFAVPIVIVMYLLLFFYLNFLCPTPVKKLEGVREKFLAEKNKLGKLTRGEFNVIIAFSVTVLLWIMPGILSLTIGDGHSFTKTFIAHVPESVAALTGACLLFLLPINWKKQEFTINVKQALEIDWAVMALYGGGILLGQLAFSTKLAESIGTYLSSFIPSSGSGLIASVSIVAILVSELTSNVSSANMVVPVVIAIAGANGFQAAIAASMASSLGFMLPISTPTNAIVYSSGYISITNMVKYGVLLDILGFLVIVIGSKLLIPN
- a CDS encoding cysteine desulfurase, with amino-acid sequence MKSIYLDYNATSPLDPEVLEVMLPYLTENFANSLSFHSFGQRAAQGLNQARNEVAALINCQPSEIIFTGGGTESNNSIIRGVAKSRASLGNHIITSQIEHPSIIKCCQELALLGFETTFLPVNHFGQIDINELEKAITPKTILISIMHANNEVGTVQPIAEIGRLARQKNIYFHTDTAQSISKLPVDVQAMNIDLLTIAAHKFYGPKGVGALFVREGVEVAPYMLGAGHENGRRAGTVNVAGAVGLGKACQIAKNSSTIASVKEKRDKFHQLIIESLKNIKLNGHPTERLPNTLNLSFPGQDGQKLLLATEIAASLGAACHTSSRQPSAVLSAMGVSAEDSLGAIRFSFGKFTSMEDVIEAAERIINACKS
- a CDS encoding dihydroorotate dehydrogenase is translated as MSDLEKLQPSTNTNSLNRLEIEIAGIKFQNPVLTASGTFGYGLDFADLIDLNRLGGFCSKGLSPKPMKGNPPPRIVETHGGMLNAIGLQNIGAKAFVTDTLPQLKKYNTKVIANVFGYSLEEYIEAIEILNDGDGISAYELNISCPNVKQGGIVIGNSPDAAAEVTTAVKQVAKRPVIVKLSPNVTSIKELALAVEGAGADALSLINTLVGMSIDVYSRRPRIANVTGGLSGPAVKPVAVRMVYEVAQVVKIPIIGIGGIANWMDAVEFFIAGACAIQIGTANYYDPCVSIKIIDGLLSYCESQKLSHISEIFNSLKK
- a CDS encoding dihydroorotate dehydrogenase electron transfer subunit gives rise to the protein MKETIARVKEIKHFGRSYCQIKLVIDKELKIEPGQFAMLKPVGAFEPLLRRAMAFYQVSTIKNQTFVDFIFNILGRGTQVLAQMHVGDKVEFLGPLGKNFSVLPAKTIQNAIIVAGGVGTPAVLMLAQELCKEKIETTIFLGARSEADLVGMEDFSQLPAKLFIATDDGSVGDKGFVTNSLENFLKQTLEQNKPFNSVIYTCGPEIMMETTAKIGLKYNLKTYASLEARMACGFGVCVGCVVEIESKQDSSYQRVCVEGPVFDASEVIW
- a CDS encoding adenylyltransferase/cytidyltransferase family protein — protein: MINNYLNKILSINVLEEKILKARVEAKTIVFANGCFDLLHVGHVRYLYGAKALGDLLVVAINSDRIVQQLKGSNRPITSENERAEIIAALSCVDYVTIFDTPTVTELLLLLKPDIHAKGTDYTIETVPEREIVKSYGGRVAIVGDPKDHSTSSILEQII
- a CDS encoding thioesterase; its protein translation is MSTNTKWFSCYKPKPKAKLRLFCFPYAGGGSSIFRTWSDDLPDWLEVCPIQLPARENRILEKPFYQMADLVPSVAQAIKPYLDLPFALFGHSMGAWIAFELAHHLEKNFNLLTKHLFISARFSPQTIDNKGLHILSDADFREKLKMYGGTPKAVLESDELMQLLIPILKADFSICETYVYKQNDPLTCPISVFGATKDHLVDADSLVEWEKETSNNFRIEMFAGDHFFLRNYQKELLTSITKDLEMLNL